The Phycisphaerae bacterium DNA segment CGTTTGAAGCCCGACGAGGCCCAGAAGTCGATTGGCACGCGATCGGGCGGCTGGTGGTCCAGGGCGATGAAGGTGCGTTCTCTCGAATCCATCTTTGAAGGCGTTCGGTCCCATCAGCTCTTCGACGGCAGCTTGGGCAGGAGCCACGAGAGGAACGAGCTTTCGCTGCGTGACTGGATCATGATCCGGCCGGGTCCGGTTAACTCGCAGACGAGCCCTTCGCCGCTGAGGAACGTGGACTTGAGGCCCCCAAGCCGCCGGACGCTGTACTGGACGGTTTCGTCGAAGGCGACCATGTGGCCGGTATCGACGATGTAGCGTTGGCCGGGGCTCAGGTCGATCTGGTGAATGGCTCCAAAACTGGAGAGGAACACGCTGCCGGTTCCGGAGAGCTTGAGCAAAAAGAGGCCTTCGCGGGAAAAGAAGGTCTTGGCCCCGCCCCACTTGGTGTCGATCTGGATTTCCGGCGACGAGGCGATGTAGGCCCCGGACTGGGCGAACAGCGTCTGCCCGCGAAGCTCCGTGTCATAAATATCGCCCGGCAGCGACGGGGCGAAACATACCTCCCCGGGCTCCCGCGACTCAAAGGTGTTGATGAAGAAGCTCTCGCCGCTGAGGATCTTGCGCTTCAGGGCGCCCATCAAGCCGCCCTTCATGCTCGTCTGCATGTCGATGCCGCTGGACATCGAGACCATCGCCCCGGCCTCGGCGGCAAGTCTCTCGCCTCGCTCGAGGTTGACCCGAAGCAGGGAATACGACGGACGGTAAAGGACCTCATGCTGCATGGTTGAACTCCTCGCGCGGTTCTATTTGGAACGTGTCAGTTGTCCTATCGGTCCAGACGAAAGGACGGCTGGAATCTTTGGGAGATTCCCAGAAAGTGTCGCGGCTATGGTATTGATTAAGGGTGCCGATTAGTATATACTAGCAGCCAGAGCGGCAAGAGCCGCCGTGTCGAGGAGCGCTTTGGCTAAAAGCTACTCAGATATTAGAAGTATAGTTCGCGAGGCCATCACGAGCGGGCGCTACAAGCCCAACGAGTGGCTGCCCCCGGACCACGAGTTGGCCCGCGAGATGCAGACCTCGCGCCTGACCGTCCACCGGGCGTTGCAAGGGCTTGCACGGGAAGGGCTTGTGCATCGCAGCCCGCGCCGGGGGACTCGCGTGGCCGATCCGCGAAAGGACATCGTCGGGACAGTGGCGGTGCTGCTGCCGGCCGGATTTACCGGTCGGACGGCCGACTGGCTCGACAGCCTGGGTACGGATCTGCTGGAGGCGGGGATCACGGTGGCCCCCTACAACTGCCACGGGACGGTCTCGCGTGCGGTCCAGGTGGCCCGGCTGCTGGTGAGGAATCCGATCGTGGGGGTCGTGCTGATGCCGCCGACCTACGAGGACTCCCGCCGGATCGTGGAGATATTCCAGGACGCGAGGGTGCCGGTGGTGGTCGAGGGCAAGTTCGAGGTGCCCGGTCTGGAGGTCAGCTACGTCTCAGCCAATCATCGCCAAGGCGGGCGGCTCCTGGCTGAACACCTGCTGAAGCGGGGCCATCGGCGGATGGCCACCGTCAGTTGTTCCCACACCCAGGACGTGCAGGAGCGCGGGCGGGGATTTCGCGAAGGGTTGGCTGCGGCTGGGGTCGAGTTGGAGGAGAACTGCACCTTCGAGGTCCGCCGGTTCAATGAGATTCTCTACGTGGTCCGCGAGATGATGAACCGTCCGGAGCGTCCATCGGTCATTTTCGGGCTCAACGATCTGATCGCGGCCGAGGTGATGGCGGTCCTGCACCAGATAGGCTTGCGGATTCCACAGGACTGCGCGGTGGTGGGGATGGGCGACGAGCCGATGTCCAAGGCGACGATCAGCCCCATGACCACGGCCCGCGCGCCGCTGGTGGAGGAAGGGCACTTGCTGGCGAGTATTCTGCTCAATACGATTCAGGGACGGCTCAGCGAGCCGCAGCGGATTGAGCTGGACTATGAATTGGTGGTGCGACAGTCATGCGGACAAGCGTAATTTCGAATTTCGGATTCCGGATTTCGGATTTGTCGAAGACGACGCGTCGCGCTCCCGGCGGATCGCATCGAACGTTCACCCTGATCGAGCTGCTGGTCGTCGTCGCCATTATAGCGGTGCTGGTGGCGATGCTGCTGCCGGCACTGGGCGAGGCGCGGGAGCAGGCGTATCGCACGCAGTGCCGAAGCAACGCGCGTCAGATGGGAACGGCTTGGAATCTCTATTGCGACGATCATGCCGATTGCGGGCCGTACAACCATCGCGACAAGATGCATGAAGACTACGGCGGCAACCTGGCGGTGTGGGCCTACTGGGAGATGTATACCCAATTCGGGCTGCTGTTCCCTTACATCAGCCATCCCTTTGCCGTTCCAGCGAGGGAGAACCGCGTGCCCGCGGCGATGATCTGCCCGGCGGACCTGTACGGCCGGACCGAACCGGCCGACTTTGGACCATCCGACTGGCCCACCACCTCGTACTGGATGAGCTGGTATCCCTGCTCGTATCAGAGAGGGCAGGAGAATTCGTTCAATCTGCGTTCGAACCATCCGCCCAAGCGGGTGATGGCGGCGGACGCCTTCGCCTGGTGGCAGCCGTGCCCGTGGGACCAGGAGATATGGAGCGGCAACCACCAGCGGCGAGGCATGAACGTGGTGCGGGTGGACGCCAGCGCCGTCTGGATCCCTTACGACGCGACGGTGGGCGCGTATCCCTACGACTGGGAATACCTGGAACGATTCTAAAGCGGCAGGAGCCTACACGAATGGTGGAGCGAGCGGATTTCCTATCCAGCCGGCGGATCTCGGTGTCTCAAGAAGGAAAGACCTGGACGATTCGCAGCGAAAGGCGAACTGTGCAGTTCGACGAATCGACGTTCGGCGTTTGCATCCACAGCGGGCAGACCGTCTGGCGGATGATCGGCTCCCAGGCCGACGATCTGACGGTCGGGCGGAACGGATCGGCGGCGTCGATGGCGCTGACGGCGGCCCGATCGCGGCACGTCTCGCACTACGACACCGGCAGCATCGGCGGTTTGATGATCCACCTGCGGGACTTTGTCCATCCGCAGTTCGGTTCGATCGACCTGGAGCTTCGGCTGGTCATCGCGATGGAGCTGGGAACGGAAGAGATTCTGTTCCACTTGATTCCCACGGAGCAGGGCGCCGCGGTGCTCGATTGCCGCTGGCCGAAGATGGTCGATCCGGCGTGCGTGGACGTGACGGTCGTGCCGAACATGCAGGGCGTGCTGATCCCCAAGGACTTCCCGCAAGCGGTCGTGCAGTACGACGACCGGATGTACGGCCGCGGGTTCTACATGCCGTGGTGGGGATATCAGCAAGGACGGGCGGCGGCAATGACGATCCTCGAAACGCCGGTGGATGCCTCGGCCAAGCTGGAGCACCCGGCCGGCGGGCCGACGCAAGTGACGCTCAAGTGGCTGGACCAACTGGGCCGGCTGGCCTATCCGCGTAAAGTGCGGTTCTGTGCGTTTGACGAGGGCGACTACGTGACGCTGGCCAAACGGTACCGGCGGCACGTGATCGAGAGCGGGCAATTCATCTCGCTGCGTGAGAAGATCGCCCGCAACCCGCTGGTCGGCCGGTTGCTCGGTTCGCCGGTGGTCCACACGGGCATTCTGTACCACATGGAGCCGTCATCGTCGTATTACAACCATGAGGCCCCGTCGAAGAACCACGAACTGGTTACGTTCGACCAGCGAGTTGCGGAGCTGCGGAAACTAGCCTCGCGAGGGATCGGCAAGGCCTACGTTCACCTGGACGGCTGGGGATATCGCGGGTACGACAATTTCCATCCGGACCACATGCCGCCGTGCGAAGAGGCCGGCGGCTGGGAGGCGATGAAGCGATTCGCCGATGCGTGCGACGAATTGAACTTCCTGTTCGCCATCCACGATCAGTATCGCGACTACTTCCACGACGGACCGGCCCACGACGCGCGGCACGAGGTGTGGGAGGACGCCAACGGCAAGCGCCACTACGAGACAACCTGGCCGGGCGGCGCCGAGGGCCTTTTGTGTTCGAGTCTGTCGCCATTGGCCCAGGCGAGGAACCATCGGGCGCTGATCGACCTGGGAATCAGGATTCGCGGAGCCTATCTGGACGTTATCGCGGTGGTTCCGCCGGATCAGTGCTTCAATCCGGAACATCCGGTGACCCGGCGCGAGTGCCTGGCGAACTGGGCGAAGTGTCTTGGCCAGGTGCGGGCGATTCTGGGCGTGGTGAGTTCCGAGGAGCCGTGCGACTGGGCGATCCCGCATCTGGACCTGGTGCACCACGGTCCGTACCCGCTGGTTCCGAATCCCGGCCGGGGCCCGGCCAACGGCATTCCCGTGCCGCTGCTGAATTTGGTGTACCATGACGCGATCATGCTGCCGTGGAGCGTGAACATCGACGGCAAGGGCGGCTGGGGAATTCCCGACGGCGACAGCAGCGTCTTGCACGCCCTGATGAACGCGGGTATGCCGTACCTTTCGCTGGAACCATCGGAGCGGGAGCTGGCAACGGTCCGG contains these protein-coding regions:
- a CDS encoding substrate-binding domain-containing protein, which produces MAKSYSDIRSIVREAITSGRYKPNEWLPPDHELAREMQTSRLTVHRALQGLAREGLVHRSPRRGTRVADPRKDIVGTVAVLLPAGFTGRTADWLDSLGTDLLEAGITVAPYNCHGTVSRAVQVARLLVRNPIVGVVLMPPTYEDSRRIVEIFQDARVPVVVEGKFEVPGLEVSYVSANHRQGGRLLAEHLLKRGHRRMATVSCSHTQDVQERGRGFREGLAAAGVELEENCTFEVRRFNEILYVVREMMNRPERPSVIFGLNDLIAAEVMAVLHQIGLRIPQDCAVVGMGDEPMSKATISPMTTARAPLVEEGHLLASILLNTIQGRLSEPQRIELDYELVVRQSCGQA
- a CDS encoding prepilin-type N-terminal cleavage/methylation domain-containing protein is translated as MRTSVISNFGFRISDLSKTTRRAPGGSHRTFTLIELLVVVAIIAVLVAMLLPALGEAREQAYRTQCRSNARQMGTAWNLYCDDHADCGPYNHRDKMHEDYGGNLAVWAYWEMYTQFGLLFPYISHPFAVPARENRVPAAMICPADLYGRTEPADFGPSDWPTTSYWMSWYPCSYQRGQENSFNLRSNHPPKRVMAADAFAWWQPCPWDQEIWSGNHQRRGMNVVRVDASAVWIPYDATVGAYPYDWEYLERF
- a CDS encoding TIGR00266 family protein; amino-acid sequence: MQHEVLYRPSYSLLRVNLERGERLAAEAGAMVSMSSGIDMQTSMKGGLMGALKRKILSGESFFINTFESREPGEVCFAPSLPGDIYDTELRGQTLFAQSGAYIASSPEIQIDTKWGGAKTFFSREGLFLLKLSGTGSVFLSSFGAIHQIDLSPGQRYIVDTGHMVAFDETVQYSVRRLGGLKSTFLSGEGLVCELTGPGRIMIQSRSESSFLSWLLPKLPSKS